A single window of Jeotgalibacillus haloalkalitolerans DNA harbors:
- the rseP gene encoding RIP metalloprotease RseP, whose amino-acid sequence MNSVIAFIVIFGALVFFHELGHFVFAKRAGILCREFAIGMGPKVLAFKRNETQYTLRLLPIGGYVRMAGEDAELMELKPGFRAGLIMGQDEKVEKVVLNNKDRYPDLRVIEVAEADLEKELYIKGYEEGEETLQRFELSEKAVFIEDGVETQIAPWNRQFNSKKLYQRFLTIFAGPAMNFVLAFIVLSIIGMSAGIPVDRAVLGDIVPDDPADQAGLEKGDEVIAISGEEISSWADLTGIVSESPGEELTIDVQRGDESLSFNVTPEERTFEQGEETISQGIIGVYNPRIESPSIFQSIQYGAEQTYFWTVTIFDLLGDLITGQFSIDALAGPVGIYKSTEEVAKAGIYQLMQWGAILSINLGIMNLLPLPALDGGRLLFFGFEALRGKPIDRQKEGMVHFVGFALLMLLMIVVTWNDIQRYFL is encoded by the coding sequence ATGAATTCAGTCATCGCATTTATAGTTATTTTCGGTGCACTTGTATTTTTCCATGAGCTTGGGCACTTTGTGTTTGCTAAAAGAGCGGGTATACTCTGCCGTGAATTTGCAATAGGAATGGGACCGAAAGTGTTAGCTTTCAAACGTAATGAAACACAGTATACGCTGCGTCTGCTCCCGATTGGCGGCTATGTCAGAATGGCAGGGGAAGATGCAGAACTGATGGAACTGAAACCCGGTTTCAGAGCAGGACTTATTATGGGTCAGGATGAAAAAGTTGAAAAAGTGGTTCTGAATAATAAAGACCGCTATCCTGATCTCCGGGTCATTGAAGTTGCTGAGGCTGATCTGGAGAAGGAACTTTATATTAAAGGCTACGAAGAGGGAGAAGAAACCCTTCAAAGGTTCGAGCTCTCTGAAAAGGCTGTATTTATTGAAGATGGTGTGGAAACACAGATCGCACCCTGGAACCGGCAGTTTAATTCGAAAAAACTGTATCAGCGTTTCTTAACAATTTTTGCAGGACCTGCAATGAACTTTGTGCTGGCGTTTATCGTATTATCCATTATTGGTATGTCTGCAGGGATTCCTGTAGACAGAGCTGTACTGGGTGACATTGTCCCTGACGACCCTGCAGATCAGGCCGGGCTTGAAAAAGGGGACGAAGTAATTGCTATATCAGGTGAGGAAATTTCATCATGGGCGGATCTTACAGGTATTGTCAGTGAATCACCTGGTGAAGAACTGACAATCGATGTGCAAAGAGGCGATGAATCTTTATCCTTTAATGTCACACCTGAAGAAAGAACGTTTGAACAGGGGGAAGAAACCATTTCCCAGGGGATCATTGGTGTTTACAACCCGAGGATTGAATCGCCAAGTATTTTCCAGAGTATACAATACGGCGCTGAACAGACTTATTTCTGGACAGTCACCATTTTTGACCTTCTCGGTGATCTGATTACGGGTCAATTTTCAATTGATGCATTGGCTGGTCCTGTCGGTATTTATAAGAGTACTGAAGAAGTGGCGAAAGCCGGGATTTATCAGCTGATGCAGTGGGGTGCAATATTAAGTATTAACCTTGGGATCATGAACTTACTTCCGCTTCCTGCATTAGATGGCGGGAGACTGCTGTTCTTCGGATTTGAAGCACTGCGTGGAAAACCGATTGACAGGCAAAAGGAAGGCATGGTTCATTTTGTAGGGTTCGCATTATTAATGCTGCTCATGATCGTTGTCACATGGAACGATATTCAGCGGTATTTCTTATAA
- a CDS encoding proline--tRNA ligase: MRQSQTLIPTLKETPAEADVKSHQLLLRAGYIRQNASGIYSFLPLGKKVLQKVEDIIREEMNAAGGVEMLMPALQPSELWEESGRWFTYGPELMRMKDRHEREFALGATHEEMITSLLRDEVKSYKRLPLTLYQIQTKYRDEKRPRFGLLRGREFLMKDAYSFHASQESLDEAYDRLFEAYKNIFRRCGLNFRAVLADSGAIGGKDNHEFMVLSEIGEDTIAYSDSSDYAANLEMAAVNKQYEKQSHSGKEKEEVETPEQKSIESVADFLGAEKESTVKSMLFIVDEKPVLVLVRGDHEVNDVKVKNAVNGRVAELATEEETIQYTGVKPGSIGPVGLSEEVTVIADHAVEAMGDIVAGANKEGVHYKHLQTGRDFEVSQYADIRVVVEGDPSPDGNGTIQFARGIEVGHVFKLGTVYSEPMNATILDENGRSNPMIMGCYGIGVSRTLAAMAEQFNDENGLIWPTNIAPYDIHLIAVNMKDEAQSQTAEELYKLLTDYRYDVLLDDRKERAGVKFADSDLMGLPVRITVGKRASEGIVEIKIRKNGESYEVQKEELTDKLQEIFRQASNA; the protein is encoded by the coding sequence ATGAGGCAAAGTCAAACGTTAATTCCAACATTAAAAGAAACGCCAGCAGAAGCTGATGTGAAAAGTCATCAGCTTCTGCTGAGAGCGGGATATATCAGACAAAATGCAAGCGGTATTTATTCATTTTTACCGCTCGGGAAAAAAGTGCTTCAAAAAGTAGAAGATATTATACGCGAAGAAATGAATGCTGCAGGCGGTGTCGAAATGCTGATGCCTGCACTTCAGCCTTCGGAACTGTGGGAAGAATCAGGAAGATGGTTCACTTATGGTCCGGAACTTATGAGGATGAAAGACCGTCATGAACGGGAATTTGCTCTTGGTGCAACACATGAGGAAATGATTACAAGCCTCCTTCGTGATGAAGTGAAGTCTTACAAGCGTCTCCCGTTAACGCTTTATCAGATCCAGACAAAATACCGCGATGAAAAGCGTCCGAGATTCGGATTGCTGCGTGGCCGTGAATTCCTGATGAAGGATGCTTATTCTTTCCATGCATCACAGGAAAGCCTTGATGAAGCATATGACAGGCTGTTTGAAGCTTATAAAAATATCTTCCGCAGATGTGGCCTGAATTTCCGTGCAGTACTGGCGGATTCCGGTGCAATTGGCGGGAAGGATAATCATGAATTTATGGTCCTTTCAGAAATTGGTGAAGACACAATCGCATACTCTGATTCATCAGATTATGCAGCGAATCTCGAAATGGCAGCAGTCAATAAACAATATGAAAAGCAGAGCCACAGTGGAAAAGAAAAAGAAGAAGTTGAAACTCCTGAACAGAAGTCAATTGAATCTGTTGCTGACTTTCTCGGTGCTGAAAAAGAAAGCACTGTGAAGTCCATGCTGTTTATTGTGGATGAAAAGCCGGTACTTGTGTTAGTGCGCGGAGATCATGAAGTAAATGATGTAAAAGTGAAAAATGCGGTAAACGGCCGCGTTGCCGAGCTTGCAACAGAGGAAGAGACAATACAGTATACAGGTGTCAAGCCTGGTTCGATCGGACCGGTTGGTCTTTCCGAAGAAGTAACTGTGATTGCTGATCATGCCGTGGAAGCAATGGGTGATATTGTTGCCGGTGCAAACAAAGAAGGCGTACATTATAAGCATTTGCAGACAGGAAGAGATTTTGAAGTTTCCCAATATGCCGATATCCGGGTAGTAGTAGAAGGAGATCCTTCTCCGGATGGAAACGGAACAATTCAATTTGCACGTGGAATTGAGGTGGGTCACGTATTCAAACTTGGTACAGTATACAGTGAGCCGATGAATGCTACAATCCTTGATGAAAACGGCCGTTCAAACCCGATGATTATGGGCTGCTATGGTATTGGTGTATCACGTACACTTGCAGCAATGGCGGAACAGTTCAATGATGAAAATGGATTGATCTGGCCAACGAATATTGCGCCTTACGATATTCATTTAATTGCGGTAAATATGAAAGATGAAGCGCAGTCTCAAACAGCAGAAGAGCTATACAAACTGCTGACTGATTACCGCTATGATGTGTTGCTTGATGACCGCAAAGAACGTGCCGGTGTGAAGTTTGCCGATTCAGACCTGATGGGGCTGCCGGTGCGTATCACTGTCGGTAAACGCGCTTCTGAAGGAATCGTTGAAATTAAAATCAGAAAAAATGGTGAGTCTTACGAAGTGCAGAAAGAAGAATTGACTGATAAGCTGCAGGAAATTTTTCGCCAGGCTTCTAACGCTTAA